The genomic DNA CGGGCAAAAGGTAGGCGACCATTTTATGGATCCCGACTGGTCGAATTATGAAAAGTACTGCTACTATGTAACTTTTGATATTACTCCTCAGCTTCAGGAAGGGGATAATACGGTCGGGGTGATGTTGGGTAACGGTTTTTATGATTTTCCCCGTGGACGTTACCGTAAACCTCAGTTGGTGCTGATGCACGGACTTCCCAAGATGATTTGCAAAATTCTGGTCAAATACCAGGATGGAAGCTCAGAAATCGTTGAAAGCAATGCTTCGTGGAAAGCAGCTCAAAGTCCTGTTACTTTTTCTACCATTTACGGAGGGGAGGATTATGATGCCACAATTGAACAGGAAGGTTGGGATAAGCCGGGTTTTGACGATTCGAAATGGCAGCCCTCTGTGGTGGTTAAGGGTAATGATACCCTGCTTTCGCAGCAGAATACGCCCAATAAAGTGATGGAAACACTCCCGCCAGTTAAGATTTTTAAAGCACAAAACGGACATTGGGTTTATGATTTTGGGCAAAATGCTTCGGGAATAGTCAGGATTTCAGTGCAGGGCAATGCCGGTGCTGTTGTAAAAATCACTCCGGCCGAACTGGTTAATCCTGACGGTACTGTTAACCAGGATGCTACGGGCAAACCTTATTATTTCTCATACCGGTTGAGTGGCAAGGGAGAGGAAACCTGGCAACCTCAGTTTACTTATTACGGTTTTCGTTATGCCCAGGTTGAAGGTGCTGTTCCTGAGGGACAGGACAATCCGGATGCTTTGCCTGTTATAAAAGCGCTTACAGGCCTTCATACCCGCAATTCGGCCGAAAAAGCTGGCAACTTCCAGTGTTCCAATGATCTTTTCAACAGGACAGCCAGGTTGATTGACTGGGCAATAAAGAGCAACATGTCGCATGTGTTTACTGACTGCCCTCACCGCGAAAAGTTGGGTTGGCTCGAACAGACCCATCTCATGGGCGCTTCTACTCAATATAATTACAATATCTCTTCTCTGTTCTCAAAGACTATCAGTGATATGCGTTCCTCCCAGCTTGATGACGGCCTTATTCCATCTATTGCTCCGGAATTTTGTGTTTTCAATGACGGGAAGGGGCAGCCCAATGCTTTCAGGGATTCCCCTGAATGGGGCAGTGCCTGGATCATTTTACCCTGGTATATGTATCAATGGTATGGCGATACCCGCCTGATGAAAGATAATTATGAGGGTATGAAGAAATATGTCGCCTACCTGGGTTCCAAAGCAAAAGATTATATTGTTGATTACGGACTGGGCGATTGGTATGATCTGGGGCCTAAACATCCGGGCTCCTCTCAGCTTACTTCTATGGGAGTAACCGCCACGGCAACCTGGTATTATGATGTCAACATCCTGAGCAAGGCAGCAAAATTGCTGGGTATAAAGAATGATG from Bacteroidota bacterium includes the following:
- a CDS encoding family 78 glycoside hydrolase catalytic domain encodes the protein MNKLQIISFFILYAFVSTAVGQNALSTSHLTCEYQTNPSGIDALHPRLSWQLKSDFRNQRQSAYQILVADSPEKLSAGQGNIWDSRIVKSSHSIQIEYAGKPLQAAGKYYWKVKVWNQDHKASAWSETASWQMGLLVKSDWGNARWITLSELDMARYTGLTVDSIQNKVKNILPQFRKDFKILKPVKSAIAFVSGLGQFDMFLNGQKVGDHFMDPDWSNYEKYCYYVTFDITPQLQEGDNTVGVMLGNGFYDFPRGRYRKPQLVLMHGLPKMICKILVKYQDGSSEIVESNASWKAAQSPVTFSTIYGGEDYDATIEQEGWDKPGFDDSKWQPSVVVKGNDTLLSQQNTPNKVMETLPPVKIFKAQNGHWVYDFGQNASGIVRISVQGNAGAVVKITPAELVNPDGTVNQDATGKPYYFSYRLSGKGEETWQPQFTYYGFRYAQVEGAVPEGQDNPDALPVIKALTGLHTRNSAEKAGNFQCSNDLFNRTARLIDWAIKSNMSHVFTDCPHREKLGWLEQTHLMGASTQYNYNISSLFSKTISDMRSSQLDDGLIPSIAPEFCVFNDGKGQPNAFRDSPEWGSAWIILPWYMYQWYGDTRLMKDNYEGMKKYVAYLGSKAKDYIVDYGLGDWYDLGPKHPGSSQLTSMGVTATATWYYDVNILSKAAKLLGIKNDVIHYNLLAQNIKDAFNKKYFHKDTYQYDRNSQAANAMSLYMGLVDRKDRPKVTESLINDIRSRNNSLTAGDVGYRYVLRALEEGGASKVIFDMNNRSDVPGYGYQLEHGATSLTESWQALRDVSNNHLMLGHIMEWFYSGLAGIRQEENSVAFKDIVIKPEVVGDVTFVKAQYGSMYGQIKSEWEKKGKVFTLKINIPVNTHATVYLPFSEKSRVMESDKIPGKYVHFLRNEAGYQVYKVGSGSYDFRVENFN